The Paramisgurnus dabryanus chromosome 3, PD_genome_1.1, whole genome shotgun sequence genome includes a window with the following:
- the LOC135769098 gene encoding GTPase IMAP family member 1-like: protein MFRKAGFPDLDSKDPIVILLVIRPDRFTPEERKTVEAVEDFLPDWLLKNTWIIFTRGDELERDDASIETLIEDSEALKTVVQKFENRYFVFNNRAQDPEPQVRKLIAAIKTVQPRVPETKPFLQRLIPVEHEVDSNERRLLLLGRTGTGKSATGNTILGEKVFQSEQSFSSVTQQCEFHRSDVSGKQVLVVDTPGFSDLTSRPKDLALEMANSIVLCSPGPDAFLYVVSVTKRIGIEDENDIKNIERIYGEEVSKYTIPVFTHCDQLEGKSVEDLIKENKVLSKFVQQCGGRYHIMNNKDIRNRKQVTKLLEKIDQMIEENGGHYTNEMFQYANKCRQDALVKSNLSSGQHNETKESWIRRAWEFVNKLFNTFKNHFNAVACLMYSLACRIIDCFSSERRNRGYTSLPSTEIFTDTKPKTM from the exons ATGTTTAGAAAAGCTGGATTTCCAGATTTAGACTCAAAGGACCCAATTGTGATTCTGTTGGTGATCAGACCTGACAGATTCACTCCTGAAGAAAGGAAAACTGTTGAGGCTGTTGAAGATTTTTTGCCAGATTGGCTCTTAAAAAACACTTGGATCATTTTTACCAGAGGAGATGAGTTGGAGAGGGATGATGCCTCAATAGAAACATTAATAGAAGATTCAGAGGCTCTGAAAACAGTTGTTCAGAAATTTGAGAACAGATACTTTGTCTTTAATAATCGTGCACAGGATCCGGAACCTCAAGTGAGAAAATTAATAGCAGCCATTAAAACTGTACAACCTAGAG TTCCAGAGACAAAGCCCTTTCTACAGAGACTGATACCAGTTGAGCATGAAGTTGACTCCAATGAGAGAAGATTGCTTCTCCTGGGGAGAACGGGAACTGGAAAGAGTGCAACTGGAAACACTATACTGGGAGAAAAGGTTTTTCAGTCTGAGCAAAGCTTTAGCTCAGTAACACAACAGTGTGAATTTCACAGATCAGATGTTTCAGGGAAACAGGTATTAGTAGTTGATACTCCTGGGTTTTCTGATTTAACTTCAAGGCCTAAAGATTTAGCATTAGAAATGGCAAACAGTATTGTCCTCTGCAGTCCAGGTCCTGATGCTTTCCTGTATGTGGTGTCAGTAACAAAAAGAATTGGCATTGAAGAtgaaaatgacattaaaaatattgaaagaATTTATGGAGAAGAAGTATCAAAGTATACAATCCCTGTGTTCACCCATTGTGATCAGCTAGAGGGAAAGAGTGTGGAAGATCTTATCAAAGAGAACAAGGTGCTCAGCAAGTTTGTTCAGCAGTGTGGAGGGAGATACCACATCATGAACAATAAAGACATCAGAAACAGAAAGCAGGTTACCAAATTACTAGAGAAGATTGATCAAATGATAGAGGAGAATGGAGGACACTACACCAATGAGATGTTTCAGTATGCAAACAAATGTAGACAAGACGCTTTGGTTAAGAGTAATCTAAGCAGTGGTCAACACAATGAAACAAAGGAAAGCTGGATTAGGAGAGCTTGGGAATTTGTAAATAAACTCTTTAATACATTCAAGAATCATTTCAATGCTGTAGCTTGCCTAATGTACTCATTAGCTTGCAGGATTATTGATTGTTTTTCCAGTGAACGGCGAAACCGTGGTTATACATCACTCCCAAGCACAGAAATATTCACAGACACGAAGCCCAAAACAATGTAA
- the polr2f gene encoding DNA-directed RNA polymerases I, II, and III subunit RPABC2, protein MSDNEDNFDDGDFDDVEDEEPMDDLENVEDEDQENVQILPAGEGQQANQKRITTPYMTKYERARVLGTRALQIAMCAPVMVELEGETDPLQIAMKELKSRKIPIIIRRYLPDGSYEDWGCDELIITD, encoded by the exons ATGTCTGATAACGAAGACAA TTTTGATGATGGAGATTTTGATGATGTTGAAGATGAAGAACCTATGGATGATCTGGAGAATGTAGAAGAT GAGGATCAAGAGAACGTTCAGATTCTGCCGGCAGGTGAAGGTCAGCAGGCCAATCAGAAGAGGATCACCACCCCATACATGACTAAATATGAGCGTGCACGTGTGCTGGGAACACGAGCGCTGCAGATCGC GATGTGTGCGCCTGTGATGGTGGAGCTGGAAGGAGAGACCGACCCACTACAGATCGCCATGAAAGAGCTGAA GAGTAGAAAGATTCCCATCATCATCCGCAGATATCTGCCTGATGGGAGTTATGAGGATTGGGGTTGTGATGAGCTCATCATTACAGATTGA
- the sox10 gene encoding transcription factor SOX-10 isoform X1, producing MSTEEHSLSEVEMSPGVSDDGHSMSPGHSSGAAGGPDSPLPCQPSQMSGVGEEAAGVSGGVSVKSDDEDDRFPIGIREAVSQVLNGYDWTLVPMPVRVNSGSKSKPHVKRPMNAFMVWAQAARRKLADQYPHLHNAELSKTLGKLWRLLNEADKRPFIEEAERLRKQHKKDYPEYKYQPRRRKNGKLGTNSETDGHSEGEVSHSQSHYKSLHLEVAHGAGSPLGDGHHPHATGKIHKHLLTSTFVINLEQHFHNILLYVFVLLSGQNHSPPTPPTTPKTELQGGKSGEGKREGGAGGSRGGLGVGADGSSSSASGSSKPHIDFGNVDIGEISHDVMANMEPFDVNEFDQYLPPNGHPGVAQASGGTGSGSSASPYTYGISSALAAASGHSTAWLSKQQLPSQQHLGSDGGKTQIKSEAHFSSEAAASASGSHVTYTPLSLPHYSSAFPSLASRAQFAEYADHQASGSYYAHSGQTSGLYSAFSYMGPSQRPLYTAIPDPGSVPQSHSPTHWEQPVYTTLSRP from the exons ATGTCAACAGAGGAACACAGTTTATCTGAGGTGGAGATGAGTCCCGGGGTGTCCGACGATGGCCACTCCATGTCCCCCGGGCACTCGTCGGGCGCTGCTGGAGGGCCGGACTCCCCGTTGCCCTGCCAGCCGTCCCAGATGTCGGGCGTCGGCGAGGAAGCGGCGGGCGTTTCCGGGGGCGTCTCGGTAAAGTCGGACGACGAGGACGATCGTTTCCCCATCGGCATCCGTGAGGCGGTCAGTCAGGTGCTGAACGGCTACGACTGGACTCTCGTGCCCATGCCCGTGCGAGTGAACTCGGGCAGTAAGAGCAAACCGCACGTGAAGCGGCCGATGAACGCGTTCATGGTGTGGGCGCAGGCCGCGCGCAGGAAACTGGCAGATCAATATCCGCATCTGCACAACGCCGAGCTCAGCAAAACTCTCGGCAAACTCTGGAG GCTCCTCAACGAAGCGGATAAGAGGCCTTTCATTGAAGAAGCCGAGCGTTTGAGGAAACAGCATAAGAAGGATTATCCCGAGTACAAATACCAGCCACGTCGACGCAAGAATGGCAAACTAGGAACCAACTCTGAGACCGACGGCCACTCTGAGGGTGAGGTCAGTCACAGCCAATCACATTACAAGAGCCTGCACCTGGAGGTGGCACACGGGGCAGGATCACCGCTGGGTGACGGGCATCACCCTCACGCTACAGGTAAGATACACAAACACCTGCTTACATCAACCTTCGTCATCAACCTTGAACAACACTTCCATAATATTCTTCTCTATGTGTTTGTTCTTCTTTCAGGTCAGAATCACAGCCCTCCTACGCCCCCTACCACACCTAAGACAGAACTGCAGGGGGGAAAATCTGGGGAGGGGAAGCGTGAGGGTGGAGCCGGGGGTTCCAGGGGCGGTCTTGGGGTGGGAGCAGATGGAAGCTCCTCCTCTGCGTCCGGGAGCAGTAAACCTCACATCGACTTTGGTAACGTGGACATTGGTGAGATCAGCCACGATGTGATGGCCAACATGGAACCGTTTGACGTTAATGAATTTGACCAGTACTTACCGCCGAACGGGCACCCCGGGGTGGCGCAGGCGTCGGGCGGCACAGGCTCTGGATCCTCGGCTTCCCCGTACACGTACGGCATCTCGTCAGCCCTGGCGGCTGCCAGCGGGCACTCCACCGCCTGGCTGTCCAAACAGCAGCTGCCATCCCAGCAACACCTGGGCTCAGATGGCGGGAAAACTCAGATAAAGAGCGAGGCGCACTTCTCCAGCGAGGCGGCGGCCTCGGCGAGCGGCTCTCACGTCACCTACACGCCTCTCAGCCTGCCGCACTATAGCTCCGCCTTCCCTTCACTGGCGTCCCGTGCCCAGTTTGCAGAATACGCCGATCACCAGGCGTCCGGCTCCTATTACGCCCACTCCGGTCAGACCTCCGGCCTTTACTCTGCTTTCTCTTACATGGGCCCTTCACAGAGGCCCCTATACACGGCCATCCCGGACCCCGGGTCTGTGCCGCAGTCACACAGCCCTACACACTGGGAGCAGCCCGTATACACCACGCTGTCTCGACCGTGA
- the sox10 gene encoding transcription factor SOX-10 isoform X2 — protein sequence MSTEEHSLSEVEMSPGVSDDGHSMSPGHSSGAAGGPDSPLPCQPSQMSGVGEEAAGVSGGVSVKSDDEDDRFPIGIREAVSQVLNGYDWTLVPMPVRVNSGSKSKPHVKRPMNAFMVWAQAARRKLADQYPHLHNAELSKTLGKLWRLLNEADKRPFIEEAERLRKQHKKDYPEYKYQPRRRKNGKLGTNSETDGHSEGEVSHSQSHYKSLHLEVAHGAGSPLGDGHHPHATGQNHSPPTPPTTPKTELQGGKSGEGKREGGAGGSRGGLGVGADGSSSSASGSSKPHIDFGNVDIGEISHDVMANMEPFDVNEFDQYLPPNGHPGVAQASGGTGSGSSASPYTYGISSALAAASGHSTAWLSKQQLPSQQHLGSDGGKTQIKSEAHFSSEAAASASGSHVTYTPLSLPHYSSAFPSLASRAQFAEYADHQASGSYYAHSGQTSGLYSAFSYMGPSQRPLYTAIPDPGSVPQSHSPTHWEQPVYTTLSRP from the exons ATGTCAACAGAGGAACACAGTTTATCTGAGGTGGAGATGAGTCCCGGGGTGTCCGACGATGGCCACTCCATGTCCCCCGGGCACTCGTCGGGCGCTGCTGGAGGGCCGGACTCCCCGTTGCCCTGCCAGCCGTCCCAGATGTCGGGCGTCGGCGAGGAAGCGGCGGGCGTTTCCGGGGGCGTCTCGGTAAAGTCGGACGACGAGGACGATCGTTTCCCCATCGGCATCCGTGAGGCGGTCAGTCAGGTGCTGAACGGCTACGACTGGACTCTCGTGCCCATGCCCGTGCGAGTGAACTCGGGCAGTAAGAGCAAACCGCACGTGAAGCGGCCGATGAACGCGTTCATGGTGTGGGCGCAGGCCGCGCGCAGGAAACTGGCAGATCAATATCCGCATCTGCACAACGCCGAGCTCAGCAAAACTCTCGGCAAACTCTGGAG GCTCCTCAACGAAGCGGATAAGAGGCCTTTCATTGAAGAAGCCGAGCGTTTGAGGAAACAGCATAAGAAGGATTATCCCGAGTACAAATACCAGCCACGTCGACGCAAGAATGGCAAACTAGGAACCAACTCTGAGACCGACGGCCACTCTGAGGGTGAGGTCAGTCACAGCCAATCACATTACAAGAGCCTGCACCTGGAGGTGGCACACGGGGCAGGATCACCGCTGGGTGACGGGCATCACCCTCACGCTACAG GTCAGAATCACAGCCCTCCTACGCCCCCTACCACACCTAAGACAGAACTGCAGGGGGGAAAATCTGGGGAGGGGAAGCGTGAGGGTGGAGCCGGGGGTTCCAGGGGCGGTCTTGGGGTGGGAGCAGATGGAAGCTCCTCCTCTGCGTCCGGGAGCAGTAAACCTCACATCGACTTTGGTAACGTGGACATTGGTGAGATCAGCCACGATGTGATGGCCAACATGGAACCGTTTGACGTTAATGAATTTGACCAGTACTTACCGCCGAACGGGCACCCCGGGGTGGCGCAGGCGTCGGGCGGCACAGGCTCTGGATCCTCGGCTTCCCCGTACACGTACGGCATCTCGTCAGCCCTGGCGGCTGCCAGCGGGCACTCCACCGCCTGGCTGTCCAAACAGCAGCTGCCATCCCAGCAACACCTGGGCTCAGATGGCGGGAAAACTCAGATAAAGAGCGAGGCGCACTTCTCCAGCGAGGCGGCGGCCTCGGCGAGCGGCTCTCACGTCACCTACACGCCTCTCAGCCTGCCGCACTATAGCTCCGCCTTCCCTTCACTGGCGTCCCGTGCCCAGTTTGCAGAATACGCCGATCACCAGGCGTCCGGCTCCTATTACGCCCACTCCGGTCAGACCTCCGGCCTTTACTCTGCTTTCTCTTACATGGGCCCTTCACAGAGGCCCCTATACACGGCCATCCCGGACCCCGGGTCTGTGCCGCAGTCACACAGCCCTACACACTGGGAGCAGCCCGTATACACCACGCTGTCTCGACCGTGA